In Nocardia asteroides, a single genomic region encodes these proteins:
- a CDS encoding phosphatidylserine decarboxylase yields MARRPTPSGTPETTGVGHIADLIRSSIPPLHPAGLPFVAAPLAVAALGRKRRWVRRAGLLTAAACAGFFRHPHRVPPNIRGAVVAAADGEVALVDSAVPPPELGLGDAPLPRASIFLSVLDVHVQRTPVSGTVRTVVHQPGQFRSADLPAASSVNERTGMVLETPDGKQVVVVQIAGLIARRIVNEARPGDVLTIGDTYGLIRFGSRVDTYFPAGTDLLVLPGQRTIGGETVLAVLS; encoded by the coding sequence GTGGCACGCCGCCCGACCCCGTCCGGCACCCCCGAGACCACCGGAGTCGGCCACATCGCCGACCTGATCCGGTCCTCGATCCCCCCGCTGCACCCCGCCGGGCTGCCCTTCGTGGCCGCCCCGCTCGCGGTGGCCGCGCTCGGCCGCAAGCGGCGCTGGGTGCGCCGGGCCGGACTGCTGACGGCCGCGGCCTGCGCCGGGTTCTTCCGGCACCCGCACCGGGTGCCGCCGAACATCAGGGGCGCCGTTGTCGCCGCCGCGGACGGCGAGGTCGCGCTGGTCGACTCCGCGGTCCCGCCGCCGGAGCTCGGCCTCGGCGATGCCCCGCTGCCCCGGGCCAGCATCTTCCTCTCGGTGCTCGACGTGCACGTGCAGCGCACCCCGGTCTCCGGCACCGTGCGCACCGTCGTGCACCAGCCCGGCCAGTTCCGCTCGGCCGATCTGCCTGCGGCCAGCTCGGTGAACGAGCGCACCGGCATGGTGCTGGAGACCCCCGACGGCAAGCAGGTCGTCGTGGTGCAGATCGCCGGGCTGATCGCCCGCCGGATCGTGAACGAGGCGCGCCCGGGTGACGTGCTGACCATCGGCGACACCTACGGCCTGATCCGCTTCGGCTCCCGGGTCGACACCTACTTCCCGGCAGGCACCGACCTGCTGGTGCTGCCGGGGCAGCGCACCATCGGCGGCGAGACCGTCCTCGCCGTCCTGTCGTGA
- a CDS encoding NAD(P)/FAD-dependent oxidoreductase, translated as MTTRRIVVLGAGYAGLIAANKLVRTLPGAEITVLDARARFVERVRLHQRAAGQAIPEWDLAELLGRRGIRFVHGRAVELDLDAREVRTADGAALPYDTLVYALGSAAGTADVPGAAEHALAVATPEDLADAAPPTGLALVVGAGATGVELATELAETRPGLRVLLLGADEPMAALSPRARAHVRRVLDRLGVEVRTDAKVTAVTAAGVRLADGTEVAGDAVLWTTGFRVPPLAAAAGLAVDGSGRVRTDATLRSLSHPDVYAVGDAAATAGPDGRQLRMACATALPQGGYAATAIGARARGAEPREFRFRYQVQCYSLGRGDGLLHVVHADDSPARLVVTGRPGAWLKERIVRFAARQAGLPAGL; from the coding sequence ATGACCACTCGACGCATCGTCGTACTCGGCGCCGGCTACGCCGGGCTCATCGCCGCCAACAAACTGGTCCGCACCCTCCCCGGCGCGGAGATCACCGTGCTCGACGCCCGCGCCCGCTTCGTCGAGCGGGTCCGGCTGCACCAGCGCGCCGCCGGGCAGGCCATCCCGGAGTGGGACCTCGCCGAGCTCCTCGGCCGCAGGGGGATCCGCTTCGTGCACGGCAGGGCCGTCGAGCTGGATCTCGACGCGCGCGAGGTCCGGACAGCCGACGGCGCCGCGCTGCCCTACGACACCCTGGTCTACGCGCTCGGCTCGGCCGCGGGCACCGCCGACGTGCCCGGCGCCGCCGAGCACGCGCTGGCCGTCGCCACCCCGGAGGATCTCGCCGACGCCGCCCCGCCGACCGGCCTCGCCCTCGTGGTCGGCGCGGGCGCGACCGGCGTCGAGCTCGCCACCGAACTCGCCGAGACCCGCCCCGGCCTGCGGGTGCTGCTGCTCGGCGCGGACGAGCCGATGGCCGCGCTCTCACCCCGCGCCCGCGCGCACGTGCGCCGGGTGCTCGACCGGCTCGGCGTCGAGGTGCGCACCGACGCCAAGGTCACCGCGGTGACCGCCGCCGGGGTCCGGCTGGCCGACGGCACCGAGGTGGCGGGCGACGCCGTCCTCTGGACCACCGGCTTCCGTGTGCCGCCGCTGGCCGCTGCGGCCGGGCTCGCGGTGGACGGCTCCGGCCGGGTGCGCACCGACGCCACCCTGCGCTCGCTCTCGCACCCGGACGTCTACGCCGTCGGCGACGCCGCCGCCACCGCGGGCCCGGACGGCAGGCAGCTCCGGATGGCCTGCGCCACCGCGCTGCCGCAGGGCGGTTACGCCGCGACCGCCATCGGCGCGCGGGCGCGCGGCGCCGAGCCGCGCGAGTTCCGCTTCCGCTACCAGGTGCAGTGCTACAGCCTCGGCCGCGGCGACGGCCTGCTGCACGTGGTGCACGCCGACGACTCGCCCGCCCGCCTCGTGGTCACCGGCAGGCCGGGCGCCTGGCTCAAGGAGCGGATCGTGCGCTTCGCCGCCAGGCAGGCGGGGCTGCCCGCCGGGCTCTGA
- a CDS encoding CDP-alcohol phosphatidyltransferase family protein has translation MIARAEQTEGRRRRSVRLLPSMVTILALCSGLSAVKFGLDGDLSTALAMVGAAAVFDTLDGRLARMLDATTKIGAELDSLSDAISFGVAPALVLYVALLDEYSAGWIVALLFAVSIVLRLARFNTLMDDDTRPEWSREYFVGVPAPAGALIALTPIALLEQFGDGWWAGFYEVAAWTAFSALLCVSTIPTLAMKSVRVAPQAAALLLVLVAIAAAALVTFPIVLLLVLIGLYLVHIPFAWRSQRWVAARPETWQDKPAERRAQRRANRRRPSLPRPGISTARLRLRRPGGNNRPHDQRRG, from the coding sequence GTGATCGCGCGGGCGGAGCAGACCGAGGGGCGCCGCAGGCGCAGCGTCCGGCTGCTGCCGAGCATGGTCACCATCCTGGCGCTCTGCTCGGGGCTATCCGCGGTGAAGTTCGGCCTGGACGGCGACCTGTCGACCGCGCTGGCGATGGTCGGCGCCGCCGCCGTCTTCGACACGCTCGACGGCAGGCTGGCGCGGATGCTCGACGCCACCACCAAGATCGGCGCCGAGCTGGACTCGCTCTCCGACGCCATCTCCTTCGGCGTCGCCCCCGCGCTGGTGCTCTACGTGGCGTTGCTCGACGAGTACAGCGCGGGCTGGATCGTCGCGCTGCTCTTCGCGGTCAGCATCGTGCTGCGGCTGGCCCGGTTCAACACCCTGATGGACGACGACACCAGGCCGGAGTGGTCGCGCGAGTACTTCGTCGGGGTTCCCGCCCCCGCGGGCGCGCTCATCGCGCTGACGCCGATCGCGCTGCTCGAGCAGTTCGGCGACGGCTGGTGGGCCGGCTTCTACGAGGTCGCCGCCTGGACCGCGTTCTCCGCGCTGCTCTGCGTGAGCACCATCCCGACGCTGGCGATGAAGTCGGTGCGGGTGGCGCCGCAGGCGGCGGCGCTGCTGCTTGTCCTGGTGGCGATCGCGGCCGCCGCGCTGGTGACCTTCCCGATCGTGCTGCTGCTGGTCCTGATCGGGCTGTACCTGGTGCACATCCCGTTCGCCTGGCGCTCGCAGCGCTGGGTCGCGGCGCGGCCGGAGACCTGGCAGGACAAGCCCGCCGAGCGCAGGGCGCAGCGCCGCGCGAACCGGCGCAGGCCGAGCCTGCCGCGTCCCGGCATCTCCACCGCCCGGCTGCGGCTGCGCAGGCCAGGCGGGAACAACCGGCCGCACGACCAGCGCCGCGGCTGA
- a CDS encoding GlsB/YeaQ/YmgE family stress response membrane protein has product MLGLGIIGWIIIGGLAGWIASKIMKTDAQQGILLNIVVGVIGGLLGGFLLKLFGVDVEGGGLIFSFLTCLAGAAILLFLVKLVTGRRPVR; this is encoded by the coding sequence ATGCTCGGTCTCGGGATTATCGGCTGGATCATCATCGGCGGCCTGGCCGGCTGGATCGCCAGCAAGATCATGAAGACGGACGCGCAGCAGGGCATCCTGCTCAATATCGTCGTCGGTGTCATCGGCGGTCTGCTCGGTGGCTTCCTGCTCAAGCTCTTCGGCGTCGACGTCGAGGGCGGCGGCCTGATCTTCAGCTTCCTGACCTGCCTCGCCGGCGCGGCCATCCTGCTGTTCCTGGTCAAGCTCGTCACCGGTCGCCGGCCGGTGCGCTGA
- a CDS encoding Clp protease N-terminal domain-containing protein, whose translation MTNVRLDDLIDGIKKARPDDVLEQLSDAVVTAGTLGEVADHLIGHFVDQARRSGASWTDIGASMGVSKQAAQKRFVPKGPEDAGLDPAAGFARFTPRARSAVAASQEAARNSGHTVIGLPHLVLGLLTEPEGLAAKEIETQGVTLDAVAAAAAAALPEPSGEPIPALIPFDAESKKALELTFREAVRLGHNYVGTEHVLLALLEQENGTGVLSGAGLEKARVETHLLEILAGLGG comes from the coding sequence ATGACGAACGTACGACTCGACGACCTGATCGACGGCATCAAGAAGGCCCGCCCCGACGATGTCCTGGAACAACTCTCCGACGCGGTGGTGACCGCGGGAACGCTCGGCGAGGTGGCCGATCACCTGATCGGCCACTTCGTCGACCAGGCCCGCCGCTCCGGCGCCTCCTGGACCGATATCGGCGCCAGCATGGGCGTCAGCAAGCAGGCCGCGCAGAAGCGCTTCGTGCCGAAGGGGCCGGAGGACGCCGGGCTCGACCCGGCCGCCGGCTTCGCCCGCTTCACCCCGCGCGCCCGCAGCGCCGTCGCCGCCTCGCAGGAGGCGGCGCGCAACTCCGGCCACACCGTGATCGGGCTGCCGCACCTGGTGCTCGGGCTGCTCACCGAGCCCGAAGGGCTCGCCGCGAAGGAGATCGAGACCCAGGGGGTCACCCTCGACGCCGTTGCCGCGGCCGCCGCGGCAGCACTGCCGGAGCCGAGCGGCGAGCCGATCCCGGCGCTCATCCCCTTCGACGCCGAGTCCAAGAAGGCGCTCGAACTCACCTTCCGCGAGGCGGTCCGGCTCGGCCACAACTACGTCGGCACCGAGCACGTGCTGCTCGCGCTGCTGGAGCAGGAGAACGGCACCGGCGTGCTCAGCGGGGCCGGGCTGGAGAAGGCGCGGGTGGAAACGCACCTGCTGGAGATCCTGGCCGGGCTCGGCGGCTAG
- a CDS encoding ZIP family metal transporter yields MGTALLFGLGTAVPLVLGAFVGLRWSLPKQVLATLMAFGAGTMIAAVSEELFGPAFGQAGVTVAGLALFAGAGLYVGANHLLETRLGASAVGGALMLGTVLDGVPENTALGVTLTESGGLVLLVAIAVGNVPEAISGSALLRRDKNFPPRRALLLWTATGIVLVAVTVVGYLLSDNLSATSISTVQAFAGGATIAVLADSLMPEAYREGGWWVGLATAAGFLVAFVLGG; encoded by the coding sequence ATGGGAACCGCACTGCTCTTCGGCCTCGGCACCGCTGTGCCGTTGGTGCTCGGCGCATTCGTCGGGCTGCGCTGGTCGCTGCCGAAACAGGTACTCGCGACGCTCATGGCGTTCGGCGCGGGGACCATGATCGCCGCGGTCTCCGAGGAACTCTTCGGCCCCGCTTTCGGCCAGGCCGGGGTCACCGTCGCCGGGCTCGCGCTCTTCGCCGGGGCCGGGCTCTACGTCGGCGCCAACCACCTGCTGGAGACGCGGCTCGGGGCGAGCGCCGTCGGCGGGGCGCTCATGCTCGGCACCGTGCTGGACGGGGTCCCGGAGAACACCGCGCTCGGCGTCACGCTGACCGAGTCCGGCGGGCTGGTGCTGCTGGTCGCCATCGCGGTCGGCAACGTCCCCGAGGCGATCAGCGGCTCCGCCCTGCTGCGCCGGGACAAGAACTTCCCGCCGCGCCGCGCCCTCCTGCTCTGGACCGCGACCGGCATCGTCCTGGTCGCGGTCACCGTCGTCGGATACCTGCTCTCCGACAACCTCTCCGCCACCAGCATCAGCACCGTCCAGGCCTTCGCGGGCGGCGCCACCATCGCCGTGCTCGCCGATTCCCTCATGCCGGAGGCGTACCGCGAGGGCGGCTGGTGGGTCGGGCTCGCCACCGCCGCGGGGTTCCTGGTCGCCTTCGTCCTCGGCGGGTAG
- a CDS encoding suppressor of fused domain protein: MSEKPGRPDVTGALARLYADAVPVYWAGDNPWSTGGTEPLDGISAYRRSAPMPHWHYATHGLSAIFEHGQRFEFTMRVLSTAEATEPPQWPVDFLQNLSRFVFQSGEWFEPGDAVKSAVPLGAPDSALRAAGFVPDPELGTVGGLMFLQIVGLTTAEYRTARGRDLLDLLARLEPSLPLYVTDVTRDSLVPEPPPAARWPRWGGGLAGRS; the protein is encoded by the coding sequence GTGAGTGAAAAACCCGGCCGTCCCGACGTCACGGGGGCATTGGCGCGGCTCTACGCCGACGCGGTGCCGGTGTACTGGGCGGGCGATAATCCCTGGTCGACGGGGGGAACCGAGCCACTGGACGGCATCTCGGCCTACCGTCGAAGCGCCCCGATGCCGCACTGGCACTACGCGACCCACGGCCTCTCCGCGATCTTCGAACACGGCCAGCGTTTCGAGTTCACCATGCGGGTGCTGAGCACTGCCGAGGCGACCGAGCCGCCGCAGTGGCCGGTGGATTTCCTGCAGAACCTGAGCCGGTTCGTCTTCCAGTCCGGGGAGTGGTTCGAGCCGGGCGACGCGGTGAAGTCGGCGGTGCCGTTGGGCGCGCCGGACTCCGCGCTGCGCGCCGCCGGCTTCGTGCCGGACCCGGAGCTCGGCACCGTCGGCGGGCTGATGTTCCTGCAGATCGTGGGGTTGACCACGGCCGAGTACCGGACCGCGCGCGGCCGCGACCTGCTCGACCTGCTGGCCAGGCTGGAGCCGTCGCTGCCGCTGTACGTCACCGACGTCACCCGCGATTCGCTGGTGCCGGAGCCGCCGCCCGCGGCGCGCTGGCCGCGCTGGGGCGGGGGTCTGGCGGGCAGGTCGTGA
- a CDS encoding RNA polymerase sigma-70 factor has protein sequence MSGADLDEFLRQRPRLFALAYRMLGSASEAEDAVQETYLRLAAAETDGIRSAEAWLTTVTVNLCRSWLVSARARRESYVGPWLPEPVPTPDTDLGPLETAQQRELVSLALLAALERLNPVERAVFVLREAFGYPHREIAAMLELSEANSQQIYSRASVRVREGRGRFEVSAERARELLERFLAAAGEGDVAGLRALLAADVVATSDGGGVVSAARRPVTGVDKVSAYLLGLVRRAPAGFTLEPAEVNGSAGLLARVDGAVYVVVAPEFGDFPDGPRLTSLSFVLNPAKLGRFR, from the coding sequence ATGAGCGGCGCCGACCTCGACGAGTTCCTGCGGCAGCGGCCGCGGCTGTTCGCGCTGGCGTACCGGATGCTCGGCAGCGCGAGCGAGGCCGAGGACGCGGTGCAGGAGACCTACCTGCGCTTGGCCGCCGCGGAGACCGACGGCATCCGCTCCGCCGAGGCCTGGCTGACCACGGTGACGGTGAACCTCTGCCGCTCCTGGCTGGTCTCGGCCCGGGCCCGCCGGGAGAGCTACGTCGGCCCGTGGCTGCCCGAGCCGGTGCCGACCCCGGACACCGACCTCGGCCCGCTGGAGACGGCGCAGCAGCGCGAGCTGGTCTCGCTGGCCCTGCTCGCCGCGCTGGAGCGGCTGAACCCGGTGGAGCGCGCGGTCTTCGTGCTGCGCGAGGCCTTCGGCTACCCGCACCGCGAGATCGCCGCCATGCTGGAGCTCTCCGAGGCGAATTCGCAGCAGATCTACTCGCGCGCGAGCGTCCGGGTGCGCGAGGGCCGCGGCCGCTTCGAGGTCTCCGCGGAGCGGGCGCGGGAGCTGCTGGAGCGCTTTCTGGCCGCGGCGGGCGAGGGCGACGTGGCCGGGTTGCGCGCGCTGCTCGCCGCCGACGTGGTCGCCACCTCGGACGGCGGCGGCGTGGTGAGCGCGGCCAGGCGCCCGGTCACCGGCGTGGACAAGGTCTCGGCGTACCTGCTCGGGCTGGTCCGGCGCGCGCCAGCGGGCTTCACGCTGGAGCCCGCCGAGGTGAACGGCTCGGCCGGGCTGCTGGCGCGGGTGGACGGGGCCGTCTACGTGGTGGTCGCGCCGGAGTTCGGCGACTTCCCGGACGGCCCGCGGCTGACCTCGCTCTCCTTCGTGCTGAACCCGGCGAAGCTCGGCCGGTTCCGGTGA
- a CDS encoding NAD(+) synthase produces the protein MTLPFDSLYRHGFARVAVAVPTLRVADPAFNAERTIELARAAAADGTVLTVFPELGLSSYTADDLFHQDALDLAVRQALADIVEASREIATVLVVGAPVRAQGRLFNCGIVIADGAVLGAVPKSYLPNYREFYEKRQFAAAREVLADTVEIAGQEVPFGADLLFPTNVDGFTFHLEICEDGWVPLPPSGFAALAGATVLVNLSASNIVVGKADYRRALCTGHSARYLAAYLYSAAGTGESTTDMAWDGQALVCENGDLLAEGERFADHPRLVTADLDLQRLAADRVRTTSFADNVHDHRERLSRFRRVPVALPVPATAVALRREIPRFPYVPADPAARNERCAEVHHIQVEGLSTRLRAAGAQRLVIGVSGGLDSTQALIVAAKTMDRLGLPRTNVLAYTMPGFATSTRTKTDAHRLMAALGVTAQEIDIRPSAEQMLRDLGHPAVDGAPQYDVTYENVQAGERTSHLFRLANMHDALVVGTGDLSELAQGWCTFGVGDHMAHYSVNASVPKTLIRYLIAWAAETGQFGAAANAALTSVLATEISPELVPSADGDEAPGQSSEATVGPYELQDLHLYQLLRFGYRPSRIAYLAQAAWSDRTRGRWPDLIPEDQRNEYDLATIKHWLRLFLRRFVQTSQFKRSTLPNAPKVGSGGSLSPRGDWRAPSDAVATAWLDELERNVPD, from the coding sequence ATGACGCTGCCGTTCGACTCGCTGTACCGGCACGGCTTCGCGCGGGTGGCCGTCGCGGTGCCGACGCTGCGGGTGGCCGACCCCGCCTTCAACGCCGAGCGCACGATCGAGCTGGCCCGGGCAGCCGCGGCCGACGGCACGGTGCTCACCGTCTTCCCCGAACTCGGCCTCTCCAGCTACACCGCCGACGACCTGTTCCACCAGGACGCGCTCGACCTCGCCGTGCGGCAGGCGCTGGCCGACATCGTCGAGGCCAGCCGGGAGATCGCGACCGTGCTGGTGGTCGGCGCCCCGGTGCGGGCCCAGGGCAGGCTGTTCAACTGCGGGATCGTGATCGCCGACGGCGCGGTGCTCGGCGCGGTGCCGAAGAGCTACCTGCCGAACTACCGCGAGTTCTACGAGAAGCGGCAGTTCGCGGCGGCCCGCGAGGTGCTCGCCGACACCGTCGAGATCGCCGGGCAGGAGGTTCCCTTCGGCGCCGACCTGCTCTTCCCGACGAATGTCGACGGCTTCACCTTCCACCTGGAGATCTGCGAGGACGGCTGGGTGCCGCTGCCGCCGAGCGGCTTCGCCGCGCTGGCCGGGGCCACCGTGCTGGTGAACCTCTCGGCCAGCAATATCGTCGTCGGCAAGGCCGACTACCGGCGTGCGCTCTGCACCGGGCACTCGGCCCGCTACCTGGCCGCGTACCTGTACTCGGCGGCGGGCACCGGCGAGTCGACCACCGACATGGCCTGGGACGGTCAGGCGCTGGTCTGCGAGAACGGCGACCTGCTCGCCGAGGGCGAGCGCTTCGCCGACCATCCCCGGCTGGTCACCGCCGACCTGGACCTGCAGCGGCTGGCCGCGGACCGGGTGCGCACCACGAGCTTCGCGGACAACGTGCACGATCACCGCGAGCGGCTCAGCCGGTTCCGGCGGGTGCCGGTCGCGCTGCCGGTGCCGGCCACGGCGGTGGCGCTGCGCCGGGAGATCCCGCGCTTCCCGTACGTCCCCGCCGACCCGGCGGCGCGCAACGAGCGCTGCGCCGAGGTGCACCACATCCAGGTGGAGGGGCTGAGCACCCGGCTGCGCGCGGCGGGCGCCCAGCGGCTGGTGATCGGGGTCTCCGGCGGGCTGGACTCCACCCAGGCGCTGATCGTCGCGGCCAAGACCATGGACCGGCTCGGGCTGCCGCGCACGAACGTGCTCGCCTACACCATGCCCGGCTTCGCGACCAGCACCAGGACCAAGACCGACGCGCACCGGCTGATGGCCGCGCTCGGCGTGACGGCGCAGGAGATCGATATCCGGCCGTCGGCCGAGCAGATGCTGCGCGACCTGGGGCACCCCGCCGTGGACGGGGCGCCGCAGTACGACGTCACCTACGAGAACGTGCAGGCGGGCGAGCGCACCTCGCACCTGTTCCGGCTGGCGAACATGCACGACGCGCTGGTGGTCGGCACCGGCGACCTGAGCGAGCTGGCCCAGGGCTGGTGCACCTTCGGCGTCGGCGACCACATGGCGCACTACAGCGTGAACGCCTCGGTGCCGAAGACGCTGATCCGCTACCTCATCGCCTGGGCCGCCGAGACCGGGCAGTTCGGGGCGGCGGCGAACGCGGCGCTGACCTCCGTCCTCGCCACCGAGATCTCGCCGGAGCTGGTGCCGTCGGCCGACGGCGACGAGGCGCCCGGCCAGAGCTCCGAGGCCACCGTCGGGCCGTACGAACTCCAGGATCTGCACCTCTACCAGCTGCTCCGCTTCGGCTACCGGCCGAGCCGGATCGCCTACCTGGCGCAGGCGGCGTGGTCGGACCGGACCAGGGGGCGCTGGCCCGACCTGATTCCGGAGGACCAGCGCAACGAGTACGACCTCGCCACCATCAAGCACTGGCTCCGGCTCTTCCTCCGCCGCTTCGTGCAGACCAGCCAGTTCAAGCGCTCCACGCTGCCGAACGCGCCGAAGGTCGGCTCGGGCGGCTCGCTCTCGCCGCGCGGCGACTGGCGGGCGCCGAGCGACGCGGTGGCGACGGCCTGGCTGGACGAGCTGGAGCGCAACGTCCCCGACTAG
- the groL gene encoding chaperonin GroEL (60 kDa chaperone family; promotes refolding of misfolded polypeptides especially under stressful conditions; forms two stacked rings of heptamers to form a barrel-shaped 14mer; ends can be capped by GroES; misfolded proteins enter the barrel where they are refolded when GroES binds) codes for MAKTIAYDEEARRGLERGLNSLADAVKVTLGPKGRNVVLEKKWGAPTITNDGVSIAKEIELEDPYEKIGAELVKEVAKKTDDVAGDGTTTATVLAQALVREGLRNVAAGANPLGLKRGIEKAVEAVTAKLLETAKEVETKEQIAATAGISAGDASIGELIAEALDKVGKEGVITVEESNTFGLQLELTEGMRFDKGYISGYFVTDPERQEAVLEDPYLLLVGSKVSTVKDLLPLLEKVIQAGKPLLIIAEDVEGEALSTLVVNKIRGTFKSVAVKAPGFGDRRKAQLADIAILTGGEVVSEEVGLSLETAGIELLGQARKVVVTKDETTIVEGAGDAEAIKGRVAQIRSEIENSDSDYDREKLQERLAKLAGGVAVIRAGAATEVELKERKHRIEDAVRNAKAAVEEGIVAGGGVALLQSGPALDALSLTGDEATGANIVRVALSAPLKQIAFNAGLEPGVVAEKVSNLPDGHGLNADTGEYEDLLAAGVADPVKVTRSALQNAASIAALFLTTEAVVADKPEKSAAPAGDPTGGMGGMDF; via the coding sequence ATGGCCAAGACAATTGCGTACGACGAAGAGGCCCGTCGCGGCCTCGAGCGCGGCCTCAACAGCCTCGCCGACGCGGTCAAGGTGACGCTGGGCCCCAAGGGTCGCAACGTCGTCCTGGAGAAGAAGTGGGGCGCCCCCACGATCACCAACGATGGTGTCTCCATCGCCAAGGAGATCGAGCTCGAGGACCCGTACGAGAAGATCGGCGCCGAGCTGGTCAAGGAAGTCGCCAAGAAGACGGATGACGTCGCGGGCGACGGCACCACCACCGCTACCGTCCTGGCCCAGGCGCTGGTGCGCGAGGGGCTGCGCAACGTCGCGGCCGGCGCGAACCCGCTGGGTCTGAAGCGCGGCATCGAGAAGGCCGTCGAGGCCGTCACCGCCAAGCTGCTGGAGACCGCCAAGGAGGTCGAGACCAAGGAGCAGATCGCCGCTACCGCCGGTATCTCGGCCGGCGACGCGTCCATCGGTGAGCTCATCGCCGAGGCGCTCGACAAGGTCGGCAAGGAAGGTGTCATCACCGTCGAGGAGAGCAACACCTTCGGGCTCCAGCTGGAGCTGACCGAGGGCATGCGCTTCGACAAGGGCTACATCTCCGGTTACTTCGTGACCGACCCCGAGCGTCAGGAAGCGGTCCTCGAGGATCCGTACCTGCTGCTGGTCGGCTCCAAGGTCTCCACCGTGAAGGACCTGCTCCCGCTGCTGGAGAAGGTCATCCAGGCCGGCAAGCCGCTGCTGATCATCGCCGAGGACGTCGAGGGCGAGGCCCTGTCGACCCTGGTCGTGAACAAGATCCGCGGCACCTTCAAGTCCGTCGCCGTCAAGGCGCCCGGCTTCGGTGACCGCCGCAAGGCGCAGCTCGCCGACATCGCCATCCTGACCGGTGGCGAGGTCGTCAGCGAAGAGGTCGGGCTCTCCCTGGAGACCGCGGGCATCGAGCTCCTCGGCCAGGCCCGCAAGGTCGTCGTGACCAAGGACGAGACCACCATCGTCGAGGGCGCGGGCGACGCCGAGGCGATCAAGGGCCGGGTCGCGCAGATCCGCTCCGAGATCGAGAACTCGGACTCCGACTACGACCGCGAGAAGCTGCAGGAGCGGCTGGCCAAGCTGGCCGGCGGCGTCGCGGTGATCCGCGCGGGCGCGGCCACCGAGGTCGAGCTCAAGGAGCGCAAGCACCGCATCGAGGATGCCGTTCGCAACGCGAAGGCCGCCGTCGAGGAGGGCATCGTCGCCGGTGGCGGCGTGGCTCTGCTGCAGTCCGGCCCCGCGCTGGACGCGCTGTCCCTCACCGGTGACGAGGCCACCGGCGCGAACATCGTCCGCGTCGCGCTCTCGGCTCCGCTGAAGCAGATCGCCTTCAACGCCGGCCTCGAGCCCGGCGTCGTCGCCGAGAAGGTCTCGAACCTTCCCGACGGCCACGGCCTGAACGCCGACACCGGCGAGTACGAGGACCTGCTGGCCGCCGGCGTTGCCGACCCGGTCAAGGTCACCCGCTCGGCGCTGCAGAACGCGGCCTCCATCGCGGCCCTGTTCCTCACCACCGAGGCCGTCGTCGCCGACAAGCCGGAGAAGTCCGCGGCTCCCGCCGGCGACCCGACCGGTGGCATGGGCGGCATGGACTTCTGA